Proteins from a genomic interval of Rhizobium rhododendri:
- a CDS encoding phosphodiesterase: protein MSKIIIFTDLHMVLEGETIIGLDPYQRLSRGIDHVNLHHRDAEFAVMTGDLSHRGSRQSYARLRELLDTLEIPVHLLVGNHDNRENFIAAYPESPRDEHGFIQQRIETENGVMLLLDTLCGPPYVSPDVHAGVLCDNRLAWLKQNLTGAGDRPVYIFMHHPPLDTGFPGMDKIKLRNGEEFYDILAEYGNVRHIFAGHVHRTIGGSHRGIPFSVFKSPVHQQPMVFDTEDTSLSVDEPGAYGIVFLKPQGCLVHVEDYELSNHSISGSDALGN, encoded by the coding sequence ATGAGCAAAATTATTATATTCACCGACCTGCACATGGTCCTGGAGGGAGAGACGATCATCGGCCTCGATCCCTATCAGCGCCTTTCAAGAGGGATAGATCATGTCAACCTGCATCACCGCGATGCTGAGTTTGCGGTGATGACGGGTGACCTCTCGCACCGCGGCAGTCGCCAATCCTATGCGAGACTGCGCGAACTGCTCGACACGCTCGAAATTCCCGTCCACCTGCTGGTCGGAAACCACGACAACCGCGAAAACTTCATTGCCGCCTATCCCGAAAGCCCGCGTGACGAGCACGGTTTTATCCAGCAGCGGATCGAGACCGAAAACGGTGTCATGCTTTTGCTCGATACGCTTTGCGGACCGCCCTACGTCTCGCCGGACGTTCATGCCGGGGTGCTGTGCGACAATCGGCTTGCCTGGTTGAAGCAGAACCTCACTGGTGCCGGCGACCGGCCCGTCTACATCTTCATGCATCACCCACCGCTCGACACCGGGTTTCCCGGGATGGACAAGATCAAGCTCCGGAACGGCGAGGAGTTTTACGATATCCTTGCCGAATACGGCAATGTCCGCCACATCTTCGCCGGCCATGTTCACCGTACGATTGGCGGCTCCCATCGCGGTATACCTTTCTCGGTATTCAAGAGCCCGGTCCATCAGCAGCCGATGGTATTCGATACGGAAGATACTTCCCTCTCCGTCGATGAACCGGGCGCCTACGGCATCGTTTTCCTGA
- a CDS encoding ABC transporter substrate-binding protein, with amino-acid sequence MRQFLSSITLACGLLGMAAPAFAATVYPLSITNCGQQVTFARAPSKIVSIGQGMTEVLLSLGLADKIVGTAVWVGPVLPQYAQANSKIKRLADNDPSFESVVGRQPDLVAAEFEWHVGPQGSVGKREQFSDLGINTYISPADCVAKVNSDGGDGVRKQMFSMDLVYQEIAQLSEVFDIKDRGDALITDLRKREATAVASVEGAAAKHLPIVFWFSSKEVRGDAFIAGKNGAPAYMMKALDARNVVTTEEEWPLVGWETISQANPAVIVIATMDRRRYAADDPKVKLDFLQNDPVTSEMDAVRNKRFVMMDAQSMNPTIRTIDGIEVLANGIRSFGLAR; translated from the coding sequence ATGCGTCAGTTTCTGTCCAGCATTACGCTTGCCTGCGGGCTTCTCGGCATGGCCGCCCCCGCATTCGCGGCAACGGTCTATCCGCTGTCCATAACCAATTGCGGTCAACAGGTGACCTTTGCCAGGGCGCCTTCGAAGATAGTGTCCATCGGCCAGGGGATGACGGAAGTTCTCCTGTCTCTCGGCCTTGCCGACAAGATCGTCGGCACGGCGGTCTGGGTGGGTCCCGTGCTTCCTCAATATGCACAGGCCAACAGCAAGATCAAAAGGCTGGCCGACAACGATCCGAGCTTCGAATCCGTCGTCGGACGCCAACCAGACTTGGTGGCTGCGGAATTCGAGTGGCATGTCGGACCGCAGGGTTCCGTCGGTAAGCGGGAGCAATTCTCCGACCTCGGAATAAATACCTATATCTCGCCGGCTGATTGTGTCGCCAAAGTCAATTCCGACGGCGGAGACGGGGTCCGCAAGCAGATGTTCAGCATGGATCTAGTCTATCAGGAGATCGCCCAGCTCTCCGAAGTCTTCGATATCAAGGACCGCGGCGATGCCCTGATCACCGACCTTAGGAAACGCGAGGCCACCGCTGTGGCATCCGTGGAGGGTGCGGCCGCCAAGCACCTGCCGATCGTCTTCTGGTTCTCGAGCAAAGAGGTTAGGGGCGATGCCTTCATAGCCGGCAAGAACGGTGCCCCCGCTTATATGATGAAGGCCCTCGATGCGCGCAACGTCGTGACCACCGAGGAGGAATGGCCGCTTGTCGGCTGGGAAACAATATCCCAGGCGAACCCGGCCGTCATCGTCATCGCCACCATGGATCGCCGCCGCTATGCGGCAGACGATCCCAAGGTGAAGCTGGACTTCCTGCAGAACGATCCCGTCACCAGCGAAATGGACGCCGTCAGGAACAAACGATTTGTGATGATGGATGCGCAGTCCATGAACCCGACGATCCGGACAA